The window CCTTGGGCGTGGGCAACTCCTCTGCGGCGGCCTCGATCAGGGGAAGCGTTATGGAGCGGGTGGACTTGCCTATGAGCTTCACCCTGAGCTTGGACTCCTCGACCTCCAGAGAGATCTTGTCGCCTTTCTTGAGCCTTCTGAGGAGCTTCCTGAAGTCCTTGAAGTTTATCCCCATCCTGACCTCCGACTGGAGCTCCGGGTACTCCTCGAAGCCCTCCTTAGGTATGAAGAGGTCTACCATGGCCGTCCGCGAGGGGTCTAGAGATCTTAGGGCTAGGCCGTCTTGCCGAAAGACGAAGGCGGCCTCCTCCACCAGAACCGCTATGGAGTCGAGGATGTAGGACCACTCCTTGGCGTCGGAGTACGTGATGGTGTATTTCGCCATGTGGACAGATGCGTCGCTAAATATAAGCTTTGGCTTGTAATATCAGGCGTATTCTCTCCAGGTATATCCACATCTGGTGCATCTGTAGAAACGCGTGGGGGGTTCGTCGGCCGCCCTCGTCTGTTGCATCCAGACGTAGGCCTCCTCGTTGCCGCATTTGGGACATACGGCCTTCGTCTTGGGCAGAGTCTCCGCCACGGCGTCTGCGACGAGTATCTCGTTCCTCCTCTCGACGGCGGATTTAGACCTATAGGCCGATCTAGCCGCGTCGTTGACCGGCTCCTCGTAGCCGCATTTAGGACAGCGCAACACGGTGGCCGACCCTTTCTTGACCGGCACGAGTAGAGAGCCGTCGTTGGGGCAAAAGCGCATGGCCTCGCTATCGGAGCTCTCTATAAAAACTTTTTGCTAGATCCAGCTGGGGAAAAGTTTTAAATAGGCCGTCGAAGGCGGGGACGTGGTTTCGGTCAAGGACGTGCCCGCGGATCTGTTAATCAAGGAGCTGGCCGCGTATCTGAAGACGAACGTTGCCCAGGTCAAGCCGCCTGTGTGGGCCGCCTACGTGAAGACCGGCGCCAATAAGGACCGGCCGCCTATGGACGACGATTGGTGGTACGTGAGGGCCGCGTCCATAGTCAGGAGGCTGTACTTGGACGGGCCGGTGGGGCTGTCCAGGTTGAGGACGTACTACGGATATAGGGCTAAGGTCGGCCAGGGGATGAGGAGCGAGAGGACGAGGAAGGCGGGCGGCGCCGTGATCAGGAAGCTCTTGCACCAGCTCGAGCAAGCCGGCATAGTGGCGAGGACCAAGAGAGGACGCGTCCTCACCCCCGAGGGGAGATCGCTCGTGGATAGGATCGCAACGAAGATCGCGAAGGAGCTTGTTAAGGCCAGGCCGGAGCTAGCCAAATATCTGGCCCCGCCTAAGGAGTAATGGCCGCCGAGGGCGGCGACGAGGAGCTGGAGAGGCTACGAGAGAAGAAGCTTAGGGAGATGCAAGAGCAGGCAGAGGCTCGGAGGAGGGCCGAGGAGCTGGCTGCCCAGAGGCGGCTTGCTCTGAAAAGGATATTGACTCCGGAAGCCCTCGCGCGGCTGGACAACCTCAGAATTGTGAGACCGGAGTTGGTGGAGGCATTGGAGCAA of the Thermoproteus uzoniensis 768-20 genome contains:
- a CDS encoding transcription factor S — protein: MRFCPNDGSLLVPVKKGSATVLRCPKCGYEEPVNDAARSAYRSKSAVERRNEILVADAVAETLPKTKAVCPKCGNEEAYVWMQQTRAADEPPTRFYRCTRCGYTWREYA
- a CDS encoding 30S ribosomal protein S19e codes for the protein MVSVKDVPADLLIKELAAYLKTNVAQVKPPVWAAYVKTGANKDRPPMDDDWWYVRAASIVRRLYLDGPVGLSRLRTYYGYRAKVGQGMRSERTRKAGGAVIRKLLHQLEQAGIVARTKRGRVLTPEGRSLVDRIATKIAKELVKARPELAKYLAPPKE
- a CDS encoding DNA-binding protein — translated: MAAEGGDEELERLREKKLREMQEQAEARRRAEELAAQRRLALKRILTPEALARLDNLRIVRPELVEALEQQLISLAASGRVKLPITDDDLKEILAQIYERSRKEYRFRF
- the pcn gene encoding proliferating cell nuclear antigen (pcna) codes for the protein MAKYTITYSDAKEWSYILDSIAVLVEEAAFVFRQDGLALRSLDPSRTAMVDLFIPKEGFEEYPELQSEVRMGINFKDFRKLLRRLKKGDKISLEVEESKLRVKLIGKSTRSITLPLIEAAAEELPTPKVVYTATVKTASDVLSQALKDADAVADSVKFDVDEEALYIRASSDRGEVEVKLDKGGELVYEFDVKEPASATFSLEYLVDIAGKASKVSDIVTVELATAKPISLTFDIPAGGKLTYFVAPHIEQ